CGGCGGCAGCCGCCCGAGCTGCTCCAGGGTCACGTTGGGGCGGGGGTGCTCGTCGGCCGTCACCTGCACCGGCTTTCCCCCCGGTCCGGGCGCCGCCACCGGGACCAGCTCTGCGGCGAAGCGGCCCGCGGCGATGGCCCGTCCCGCCCGCTGCTGGCTGCGGAGGGCGTACCGGTCCTGCTCCTCCCGGCTGATGCCGAACCGCGCGGCCACCACCTCGGCCGTCTCCCCCATGCTGAGGTCGTACCCCCGCTCCCGCATGAACGGGTGGACGAACCGCCAGCCCAGGGTGGTGTCGTAGATCTGCGCGGTGCGGGCAAAGGGCGCCTCCGCCTTGGGCAGCACCAGCGGCGCACGGGTCATCGACTCGACGCCGCCGGCGATGAACAGCTCGCCCTCGCCGGCCCAGACCGCCCGGGCCGCCTGGTTCACCGCCTCCAGGCCCGATCCGCACAGCCGGTTGACCGTGACGCCCGCCACGGTGATGGGCAGCCCTGCGATCAGGGCGGCCATGCGGGCCACGTTCCGGTTGTCCTCGCCCGCCTGGTTGGCGCAGCCCAGGTAGACGTCCTCGATCTCGGCCGGATCCACCGCCGGCTGCCGGGCCAGGAGGCCGCGGATCGCCGCCGCCGCCAGGTCGTCGGGCCGCACCGA
This DNA window, taken from Symbiobacterium terraclitae, encodes the following:
- a CDS encoding 3-oxoadipyl-CoA thiolase, which gives rise to MRSEALILDAVRTPIGRYGGALASVRPDDLAAAAIRGLLARQPAVDPAEIEDVYLGCANQAGEDNRNVARMAALIAGLPITVAGVTVNRLCGSGLEAVNQAARAVWAGEGELFIAGGVESMTRAPLVLPKAEAPFARTAQIYDTTLGWRFVHPFMRERGYDLSMGETAEVVAARFGISREEQDRYALRSQQRAGRAIAAGRFAAELVPVAAPGPGGKPVQVTADEHPRPNVTLEQLGRLPPAFKPGGTVTAGNSSGINDGAAALLIASERAAARLGAAPLARVVAAAVAGVDPTCMGIGPVPAVRKLLTRTGLTVADLDLVELNEAFASQTLACIRELGLDPERVNVNGGAIALGHPLGCSGARILTTLAHELRRRGGRYGLATMCIGVGQGIATLIERV